The DNA sequence CTCCAGCGCACCCGCTGCGGCTACTTCACCGATGTGGTGTCGCCCTGCAACAAGCGCCGCCCCGGCAGCGGTTGTCCGGCCATCGAGGGTGAGCATCACAATCACGCCATTCTCGGCGCCTCCGGGCACTGCGTGGCCACCCACCCCTCGGACATGGCGGTCGCGCTCACCGCGTTCGACGCCGTCGTGTCGTACGAAACCACCGACGGGCCGGGCGAGTTGCCGCTCGCGGACTTCTACCTGCCCGTGGGCGACACCCCGCACCTGGAGACGGCGCTGCCGTCCGGTGCGCTGATCACCGGCGTCACTCTGCCCCCGGCCCCGGTCGCCGCCCACTCCCGCTACCGGAAGGTCCGCGAGCGCGCGTCCTACGCCTTCGCGATCGGTTCGATCGCCGGCGCCCTCGACGTCCGGGACGGGGTCGTCCACGATGTCCGCCTCGCCTTCGGAGCAGTCGCCTCGCGGCCGTGGCGGGCCCGGGTGGCCGAGCGGTCGCTGACCGGGGGCCCGGTGAGCGCCGACGCGTTCGCCGCCGCCGCGGACGCCGAACTGGCCGCCGCGAAGGTCCTGCCGCACAACGGATACAAGGTGCCGCTGATGCGCAACCTCGTCGTGGCCATGCTGA is a window from the Streptomyces luomodiensis genome containing:
- a CDS encoding FAD binding domain-containing protein, which translates into the protein MKEFGYQRVVDVSEAVAVLGADPDARFLGGGTNLVDLMKTGVERPGRLVDVRELPLDRVESTADGGLRVGATVTNSDLAAHPEVRRRYPALTQAVLAGASGQLRNMATVGGNLLQRTRCGYFTDVVSPCNKRRPGSGCPAIEGEHHNHAILGASGHCVATHPSDMAVALTAFDAVVSYETTDGPGELPLADFYLPVGDTPHLETALPSGALITGVTLPPAPVAAHSRYRKVRERASYAFAIGSIAGALDVRDGVVHDVRLAFGAVASRPWRARVAERSLTGGPVSADAFAAAADAELAAAKVLPHNGYKVPLMRNLVVAMLTELAEEAAR